The DNA sequence GTCGTCGGCCTGGCGGAAGAATTCAGCAACCTGCTTTCCGCCTTTGGACATGAGGGTTATGACCTTGTAAAGTTCACGGGTGATGTTGATGGCCATGTCCGTGGTGTCCATGGTCCGGATTTCCACCTTGTTTATCTCCCCGGTTTCAAGGTCTTCTGCCTGGTGCGGATAAATTTCTGAAAAGGCCTCGTCATCGACCAGGACGTCGGTGACTATGCGCTTGTTCATCTGGTCCTCTTCCATGACATTGACGAGCAGATCCTCAAGGTTGTTAAAGTTCTTGATGCTGAGATCGCTTGTTTTACCGTCTATTACGATCATTCTGACCTCCTGTAGTCATTGGGCTTAAATTTGATATGGGAAAATTTTGTCTATCCAACAGGGTTTGAAGGGTTTTATACAATATGTGTGCCAGGATTATTTAGCCAGACATCCTGAACATGTTTGAACAGGGAAAAGACTTTCAGCCGGATGCAGGGCAGGATGGCAGCAGTCCCGGGTAAGGCTGGGACCGGGATGAACAGCAAAAGAAAATGGTTGTTATGAATGGTTCAGAAAACTTTGCATATTTTCCAGGAGCAGATGGTAAGCGCGGCAGAGGTCGGCTATCTGGTCCAGGTCGGTTGATGCGGCCTGGCTCTGATAAGTCCAGAGCATGCCCAGAACCGGAAAGTGAGGGCTTTGGGCCAGTTCGCGGCTCAGCTTCTGCCAGGTGGTCAGAAATCTTTTTTTGAGCAGGGAGACAGCCGTTTTTTTCAGGACAGAGGCCTGTTCCATGGCCAGGTTGAGCAGGGGAAGCAGCTCACTGATCCGGGTGGTGACCTCCTGGCAGAAATCCGGTCCGGGTCTCATGGTCTGATCCGGGAAGGTCAGGGGGTGACCATCCAGAAAGAGGCGGTAGAAGTGGCTCTGGACAGCCATCCATCTGGAATAATCATTCCAGGCGGAATCGTTCATGGGCTTTAGCCTGAACCAGCCATCTTTGATGGAGGTTTCCCGGATCCTGGCCTGATCTGTTGCAAGGCATGGCCATTTTTTTTCCAGCCTGAACCGGTTCAGTATCCTGAAAACCAGATCCGCTGAGATGGTCTGTCTGCAGGCCAGGTCATTCTGGCACTGGTGGGAAAAAGAGCAGGGATGGCATTTAATCTCCGGCTCCAGACACAGACAGCCGTCCAGATAAGGTCCGGTATCCCAGGGCTGGGCAGTGGCCAGGAAAAAAGAGATGCTTTTGATGCCAAGTCCGGCTGCCAGGTGCAGGGTCCCGGTGTCGTTGGTTACCAAAAGCCCTGTGCAGACCAGGGCGGCAGACAGCTCATCCAGATCGGTGCGTCCGATGAGATTGACCAGAGACTGCTTTGAAAGATCCTGGTATCTGCGGCCAAGATCCTGTTCATTTTCCGAACCCAGAAGAACCGGACAGATGTTCAGCTCCTTTACCAGCCTGTCTCCCAGCCGGGCGAAATTTTTTACTGGCCAGCGCCGCCTGCTGTCGCTGGCTCCCAGCTGAAAAGCCATGTACCCGGAAAAAGAGCGGCTGCCCGATGCCCTGGCAAGATTTTCGGCCATGGCATTGACCAGGCCCGGGTCAGGCTTTTTGACCCTGAGTCTGATCCGGTCCGGGCTGAGATGGGCAGCCCGGACAAACATGTCAGTGACATTAAAGGGGCTGCATCCTCTGTGGGCTGAAGATGCCTGGAGAAAAGCGGCCCAATTGCCGGAATAGCAGCCATAGCCCATTTCATCCAGGAAAAACCCCCGTAATTCGCCGGACCGGACAAGACTGGTCAGGAGCCTGGAGCTGACTGAGGGGGTCAGGTTGACGGCCACGTCAAATTTTTGGCTGGAGATCATCCCCTGGGCCCACCTTTCAAGTTCGGCCACCGCCTTGATCCAGGATGCGTCGGTAAGGGCCAGGATCTTAGCTCCGGGCAGGGGGCGGATGTAGTCTGCATCTTTAAGGAGCCTGGCTGCAGCAGCAAAATTTTCCAGACAGACAAGGTGGGTGGTGTATCCCTGTTTTTTAAGCCAGGTCAAAACCGGCTGGCTCTGGATGAGGTCCCCGAATCTGGTCAGGTTTAGAATAAGGGCTTTTCTGGGGCAGGGTTGATTCATCTCAGGTCTGGATTCCTGGTACAGCTTTTTAAAATATTGTCCGGGCCGGTTAAATACTGTCTGACAGGCCGGACAGCCTCTGGTTTATTTTTTCAGCATTATCCGGCCGTATACGGCCTGGCCCAGGGAAATGCAGGCGTCGCTGGGCGGAAGCAGCCTGTGGGTCAGGACCTTGAACCCCCTGGACTGGAGACCGGTCCATAACAGGTTGTGCAGGGTGATGTTCTGCAGGACCCCGCCACTTAAGCCCAGGGTTTTGATGCCGGTCTGCCGGGCTGCCATGGAAGCCCATTTGCAAATCCCGTGCGCAAGGGAAAGGTGAAAGCGCCGGCTGATTTTCTCCGGACTGGTTCCCGAACGCAGGTCATCAAGGACTCTGGAGAAAAGTCCCAGGGTGTCCAGGACCAGCAGGCCGTCCTGGTCCGAGACTTCCACCGGATAGACGGTTTGATCACTAAAGTCCTGGATCTTTTCCAGGATGATGGCTCCCTGGCCTTCATAATTTATGGATTCCACCAGCCCAAGAAGAGCGCTGACTGCATCAAACAGCCGGCCGCAGCCTGTGGACAGGGGCGCGTTGATGTTCTGGTTGAGCATCTTGCGGACAATAATCTCCTGGTTTTTAAATTTTTTCTGCCAGGGCAGAAAATCCTGGTCCAGGGCTCCCAGCTGATGCAAAAAACTCAAGGCGATGCGCCAAGGCTCTTCAATGGCCTTTTCTCCACCGGGCAGGGCCACCGGAGAGAAAGACCCCAGTCTTTCCATGGAGGGCAGAGTGTTATCCACCACAAGCAGCTCTCCTCCCCACAGGGTCCGGTCCGGGCCTAGTCCTGTGCCGTCAATGGCCAGGCCCAGACAAGGCCCGTCATGCCGGTTTTCAGCCATAACTGAAAAAATATGGGCAAAGTGGTGCTGCAGGGTGAAAACCGGAAGTCCGGACTCATCCCGGGCATATCTGGAGCTCAGGTAATCCGGATGGAGATCACAGACCACTGCCTGGGGCCTGGTTTTAAGGATATCCTGGAAATGGCTGATGGTTTCCAGGAAAAAATCATAGGTTTCAAGATTTTTCAGGTCACCGATGTGCTGGGATACAAAAGCCTGGTCTTTTTTGGTCAGGCAGATGGTGTTTTTGAGCTCCGGTCCGGTTCCCAGGATGGAAGGTCCCTGGCTGGACAAAAAGACCGGAGAAGGAGTGTACCCTCTGGCCCGGCGAAAGAAATGGGTTCCAGCTTGGGATGCGCTCAAAACAGAATCATCACAGCGGATCAGTATATCCCGGTTGTGCAGGAGAAACAGGTCGGCAATGGGCTCCAGCCGGTTCAGGGCCTCCCGGTTGCCCAGGCTGATGGGTTCTGAACTGAAATTGCCCGAGGTCATGACCAGAGCCTGGATCAGGTCACTGGGGGCCAATTCTTTCAGGTGGTAAAAAAGGATCATGTGCAAAGGGGTATAGGGAAGCATGATCCCCAGGGTGCTGGTGTCCGGAGACAAACTGGAACTCAGGACAGTTTCGAACTTCCGGGTCAGGATTATTATGGGCCGGGCCGGGCTGGTCAGAAGTTTTTCCTGTTCCTGATCTATGTGTCCAACTTTCCGGGCAGTATCCAGGTCAGCCACCATCACGGCCAGGGATTTATCCGGCCGGTTTTTTCTTGTGCGCAGCTCCTGAACGCTGTGGTCCTGGCAGGCATCACAGATGAGATGAAATCCCCCCAGGCCTTTGGCTGCCACTATTTTCCCGGCCTGGATGGCCCGGGCAGCCATACTAATGGCCTGATCCCCTTTGACAAGCTGGTTTCCCTGCTTATCAGTAAGCCACACTTCAGGCCCGCACCGGACACAGGCATTGGGCTGGGCATGAAAGCGCCGGTCCATGGGGTCGTTGTATTCGGCCAGACAATCCTGGCACATGGCAAAACAGGCCATGGAGGTCATGGGCCGATCATAGGGTATGGACCTGGTTATGGTCAGTCTGGGGCCGCAATTGGTGCAATTGATGAATGGATAAAGAAACCTTCTGTCCCGGGGATTCAGCAGCTCCTGTTCACAGTCAGGACAGATGGCTGCGTCAGGACTGATGAGGACCTGATGCTCACCCTGACCAGAGCTGGGGGTGATAAAGAAACCTTCTGCACCGGCTGCGGGTTCCAGGTCAATGGTCCTGACATGGGTGATTTCAGCCAGGGGAGGCTGTCTGGTGGTCAGGCTGGACCGGAATTTTTCCAGACTCGGACCTGGTCCCTGGACTTCGATGACAACCCCCAGTTCATTGTTGGAGACCTGGCCGGCAAGCCCGTGTTCCGTGGCCAGACGAAAGACAAAGGGTCTGAATCCTACTCCCTGGACCCGGCCGTTGACAATGAATTTTATTCGTTTCATTCTATATTGTTTGAGCATAATGTTTGAATTGAGGACCATCTCCCAGTCCGCCAGACCCAGCCTAAGTCATGGCCCGGTCATGAAGCAAGCAAAAAAGACAGGGTGGGCCATTCCCTGCAGGGACCGGGGCAACCTGCCCGGACAAGACCAGGTTAACCTTTTACCGGACAGTTGATCCAGCCATGAAAGAATACATATCAGTAACAGGAGCCAGGCATCACAACCTGAAGTCCATTTCCCTGGACATACCAAGGCACAGTCTGGTGGTCATCTGCGGACCATCCGGCTCTGGCAAGTCCACCCTGGCCTTTGACATCATCTATGCCGAGGGTCAGAGGCGCTATGTTGAGTCCCTGTCAGCCTATGCCAGGCAGTTTCTGCCCCAGCTGGACAAGCCTCAGGTGGACAAGATCGAAGGACTTTCTCCGGCCATTTCCATTGAGCAGCACTCCATGTCCCGCAATCCGCGCTCCACTGTGGGCACAGTGACCGAAATATATGATTTTCTCCGGGTGTTCTTTGCCAGACTGGGCCAGCCCATCTGCCCTGAATGCCAACGGGAGATCACAGCCCAGTCCTCCTCCAGGATTATTGACGATATCATCAACCTGGAACCAGGAACCAGGTTTATGATCCTCAGCCCCTTAGTGGAGAACAAAAAAGGCACCCATCTTGAGCTGTTGAAAAAGCTCAAGGCCCAGGGTTTTGCCCGGGTCAGGATCAATGGACAGGTCACTCCCCTGGAGCCGTTGCCTGAGCTGGACAAGAACCGGCGCCATTCCATGGATCTTGTGGTGGACCGGCTCATTCTTAAATCCGGGATCCGCAAGAGGCTGGCTGATTCGGTTGAACTGGCCCTGAGTCTGTCATCCGGAATTCTAAAGGTCTCGGTCATTGATGGAGAAGAGATCTTTTTCAGCACTGAGGCGGTCTGCCCGGAATGCAGGATATCCATGCCCAGGCCCAGCCCTCAGCTTTTTTCCTTTAACAGCCCCCAGGGAGCCTGTGCCCAATGCTCGGGTATCGGCAGTGTGGACTACTTTGAACCGGAACTCATAGCTCCCAACAAGGGTCTGTCCCTGAATCAGGGGGCGGTTATTCCCTGGAAAAATCCCAAAATCCTGTCCAGATATGAAAGGGATCTGAAAAAGCTGGGCCAAAAGTTCGGCTTTAATCTGAATACTCCATTAGCTGAATATTCTCCCCAGGGGTTGGAGGCACTTTTTGCTGGAGATGAAGACCTGGGTTTCAGCGGAGTCCTGGCTCTGCTTGAGCAAGGCTACGGGTTCGGCCATATCTGGCGCGATGAACTGTCCAGGTTCAGGCAGGCCAGACCCTGCCCTCAATGTCAGGGAGCCAGGCTCAGACCTGAGTCTCTGGCCGTCTATGTCCGGGATATGAATATCCGGGATTTTACCAGTCTGCCTATTGCCAGGGCCCTGGAGTGGCTGGAGAAATTGAAATTCAGAGAGCTGGAAAAAAAGATCGCTGGTCCTCTTGTCCGGGAGCTGAGCCACAGACTGAAGTTCCTGGTTAATGTGGGTCTTGACTACATCAGTCTGGCCAGGAACATGTCCACCCTGTCCGGAGGAGAGGCTCAGAGGATCAGGCTGGCTGGACAGCTGGGATCGGGCCTGGTGGGTGTGACGTATGTCCTGGACGAACCCAGCATCGGTCTTCATCCCAGGGATAATGACCGGCTGATTAGCACCCTGCGCCAGCTGCAGAGCAGGGGAAATACGGTTTTGGTGGTGGAACATGACGAAGCCACCATCAGGTCGGCTGATCATGTCCTGGAGCTTGGCCCGGGGTCCGGGGCCCTGGGGGGTGAGATTGTTTTTCAGGGGGACGTGGCCGGGATGCTCCAGGCGGACAGCTCCCTGACCGGAAAGTACCTGCGCAAGGATCTGACCATCCCCAGACCGGTCAGCAGAAGAAAGCTTGCCCAGTCCATAATCCTGACCGGAATAAGGACCAATAACCTCCAGAATATTGACTTTGAGCTTCCCCTGAAAGGTCTGGTGGTGGTCACCGGGGTGTCCGGCTCAGGTAAAAGTTCTCTGGTGGTTGATTCTTTGTACAAACACCTGGCCCTGGCCAGGGGGCTCAAAGTGGATAATCCCGGGCTCATCAGCTCCATCAGCGGAGCCGGGCAGATAGAGAAGATTGTTGCCATTGACCAGTCTCCCATCGGCCGGACCCCCAGATCCAATCCAGCCACCTATACCAAGGTCTTTGATGAAATAAGGAAGATCTTTGCCCAGACCGTGGAATCCAGAAAACGGGGATACAAGCCCGGCCGGTTCAGCTTTAATGTCCGGGGGGGGCGGTGTGAATCCTGCCGGGGAGACGGTCAGATCCAGGTGGAGATGCATTTTCTGCCTGATATCTATGTGACCTGCGAGGTGTGCGAAGGCAAGAGATACAACCGGGAGACCCTGGATGTGGAGTACAAGGGGTTGAATATTTCCCAGGTCCTGGATCTGTCAGTGCGGCAGGCCAGGGAATTCTTCAAGAGTTACTCCATCCTGGAGAGGAAACTGGGCATTCTGGAGGAGGTCGGCCTGGAGTACCTGAGACTGGGCCAGCCAGCCACCACCCTGTCCGGGGGGGAGGCTCAAAGGATCAAGATTTCCAGGGAATTGAGCAAAAAGAGCCTGCCCGGGACCCTGTACATCCTGGATGAGCCCACCACAGGCCTGCACACCCACGAGGTGGGCAAGCTGATTCAGGTCCTGAACAGGCTGGTGGACAAGGGGGCAAGCATCGTGGTCATTGAGCACAACCTTGATGTTGTGGCCTGCGCTGACTATGTTGTGGACCTGGGTCCGGGAGGGGGTGAAAACGGTGGCCGGATAGTGGCCCGGGGCACTCCAGAGGAGATCCGGGATAACCCGGATTCAGTCACAGGCCGGTATCTGGAACTATAGTTTTCTGTTCTTTCCTTTCTGGGCTGCCATCCGGGTCAGCACGGCCAGAAGGCCGCAGAGGATGCCTAAAAAGAGGGCCCGGATAGGTTCCATGCCGAACCAGGTGGCAATGAGGCCTACTGATCCGCCCAGCACGATCCCCCTGATATATGGATTGTTCATTGTTTTCTCCTGAGTTATAAGTTCTTCAGCCGGTCCCGGTTGGAGTCAGGCCTTGGTTTATCTTCCTGATTTAGTAATGCAGACCAGTTATCACAGTTAAAACCGGCCAATGTTCTTGGGATAAAGATCATGACCAAACAGGACATCAGACAGAAAATGCTTCTGGCCAGGGCCGGACTTACCAGGGATGAAGTGGCCCGGAAAAGCCGCAGGATCATCAGGAATTTTCTTGATCTGCCTCTGATGGGTCAATACCCGGCCTGTCTGGTTTATCTGCCTGTCAGAAACGAGGTTGACACTAGGTCTTTGATCCTGGAGATGGTTGCCAGGTCCAAAGAAGTCTATGCTCCCAAATGCGACTGCACTTCCTGCACCATGGACTATTACCGGGTCACAGGTCTTGACAGCCTTGAACCGGGTTCTTTCGGCATTGACGAGCCATGTCCGGATTCAGCCCAAAAATTTATCAACAAAAGTAAGGCCATGTGCATTCTTCCCGGCCTGGCCTTTGACCGCTGCGGGGTCCGCCTGGGCTATGGCCGGGGATTTTTTGACCGCTACCTGTCCGGTCTGACCGGTCCCAAACCTTTACTTATTGGTTTTGGGTATGATTTTCAAGTAACAGATCAGCTGCCCAGGGATGAATGGGATGTGCCGGTGGATATGATTGTTGCTGAGCAGGGAGTTCTGGAAACGGGCTGAGCTGAAGTGATCCAGGGGCAAATCTTTCCCGGACTGAGGTTTTTTTGGTCATTGCCAAGCCGGGAACCGGCAGAAGTAACCTCGGTCAGGATATCTATCCATAAGATTGCCACGCACCCTCCGGGTGCCCGCAATGGCACCAATACTGGACAGCTACATTAAAAATCGTTCAGTTCAGGTTAAAATTTCTCACATCCGGGCTTAAACGGCCCTTGTTGAGCAAGGCATGATAAAGACAAAGCATGAGGAGGAGATTTTATATTCACATCCTCCGGACTGGGGGCAATATTGAAGTATCTGCAGTTTAGTTTTCCAGGGATGGACAGGATCAGATGTGTATTCGGAACCAGGCTGGGCGGGATCAGTTCCGGCAACTTCAGCTCAGGCAATATTTCTTTTGAGGTCGGGGATGAAGAAAACAATGTTCTGAATAATCGTCAGGCCCTGCAGAAGGAGCTGGGCTTTGAAAGACTGGTTGAACTTAACCAGGTTCATGGCACAAAGATCCATTTTGACCTGTCCGGGGATTTCCTCCAGGGATCAGATCTCAGGGGGGACGGAGCCGGGACCTCCTGTCCTGGGGCTGCTGTACTGATCAAGACAGCTGATTGCCAGCCGATTTTTCTGGCCCATGAATCCGGGAAATTCGTCTGCGGCCTGCATGTGGGCTGGCGGGGAAACAGGGCTGGATTTCCTGGAACAGGGGTTGCTGATTTCTGCGCCCGTTACCGGCTGAGTCCCGGGGAACTGACAGCTGTGCGCGGCCCCAGCCTGGGACCGTGCTGTGCCAGATTTGACCGGCTGGATGAGCATTGGACCAGTGATTATTCCAGATACTATGATCCCCGGCTAGGAACCATGGATTTATGGTCTTTGACCAGGGATCAGCTCCTGGAGGCAGGGGTAAGGCCTGAAAAAATATTTTCCCTTGATCTGTGTACCAGATGCCGGGAGGACCTGTTTTTTTCCTATCGCAAAGCAAAGACCTGCGGTCGGCAGGGCAGCCTGATCATGATTTTTTGACTAATATTCCGGACTGTCTTATATTTACCTTTACTGAGCGATTTTCAAATGAACAGTCCGGCTGACTGTCATTGAAAGCCCTGCATTTGTCTGGGCAAAATACCCTTGCAAGTTAATTCCCTTTATTCAGTTCAGACTGGAGCCAGGGCGGGGCAATTTCATGAGTATCCTGACTGCGATGGCTTGAGCCGGCCCGGCTTGCCTCTGCCCGGTCAGGTGCTCCTGGACAGCCAGCCACAGGCTGATGAACTTCCCAGAACAAAGGAGGTGAGGACTTGGATAATTCGGCCAGAGAACTGCTCAAGGAACTCATGCCTTCCTTTCCCACCAGGCATTGTGGAAAAATATATACTGACACCACCGAGTTCATGGATATCTCCTACGGAGACGTCATCAGCCTGGAAGACAGGCGTTTTCTGGTGCTCCGGGATGAGGCTGAACGGCGGTTCGGTATGGAGGATCCCAAGTTC is a window from the Desulfonatronovibrio hydrogenovorans DSM 9292 genome containing:
- a CDS encoding glycosyltransferase family 9 protein, which gives rise to MNQPCPRKALILNLTRFGDLIQSQPVLTWLKKQGYTTHLVCLENFAAAARLLKDADYIRPLPGAKILALTDASWIKAVAELERWAQGMISSQKFDVAVNLTPSVSSRLLTSLVRSGELRGFFLDEMGYGCYSGNWAAFLQASSAHRGCSPFNVTDMFVRAAHLSPDRIRLRVKKPDPGLVNAMAENLARASGSRSFSGYMAFQLGASDSRRRWPVKNFARLGDRLVKELNICPVLLGSENEQDLGRRYQDLSKQSLVNLIGRTDLDELSAALVCTGLLVTNDTGTLHLAAGLGIKSISFFLATAQPWDTGPYLDGCLCLEPEIKCHPCSFSHQCQNDLACRQTISADLVFRILNRFRLEKKWPCLATDQARIRETSIKDGWFRLKPMNDSAWNDYSRWMAVQSHFYRLFLDGHPLTFPDQTMRPGPDFCQEVTTRISELLPLLNLAMEQASVLKKTAVSLLKKRFLTTWQKLSRELAQSPHFPVLGMLWTYQSQAASTDLDQIADLCRAYHLLLENMQSFLNHS
- the hypF gene encoding carbamoyltransferase HypF is translated as MKRIKFIVNGRVQGVGFRPFVFRLATEHGLAGQVSNNELGVVIEVQGPGPSLEKFRSSLTTRQPPLAEITHVRTIDLEPAAGAEGFFITPSSGQGEHQVLISPDAAICPDCEQELLNPRDRRFLYPFINCTNCGPRLTITRSIPYDRPMTSMACFAMCQDCLAEYNDPMDRRFHAQPNACVRCGPEVWLTDKQGNQLVKGDQAISMAARAIQAGKIVAAKGLGGFHLICDACQDHSVQELRTRKNRPDKSLAVMVADLDTARKVGHIDQEQEKLLTSPARPIIILTRKFETVLSSSLSPDTSTLGIMLPYTPLHMILFYHLKELAPSDLIQALVMTSGNFSSEPISLGNREALNRLEPIADLFLLHNRDILIRCDDSVLSASQAGTHFFRRARGYTPSPVFLSSQGPSILGTGPELKNTICLTKKDQAFVSQHIGDLKNLETYDFFLETISHFQDILKTRPQAVVCDLHPDYLSSRYARDESGLPVFTLQHHFAHIFSVMAENRHDGPCLGLAIDGTGLGPDRTLWGGELLVVDNTLPSMERLGSFSPVALPGGEKAIEEPWRIALSFLHQLGALDQDFLPWQKKFKNQEIIVRKMLNQNINAPLSTGCGRLFDAVSALLGLVESINYEGQGAIILEKIQDFSDQTVYPVEVSDQDGLLVLDTLGLFSRVLDDLRSGTSPEKISRRFHLSLAHGICKWASMAARQTGIKTLGLSGGVLQNITLHNLLWTGLQSRGFKVLTHRLLPPSDACISLGQAVYGRIMLKK
- the uvrA gene encoding excinuclease ABC subunit UvrA, producing MKEYISVTGARHHNLKSISLDIPRHSLVVICGPSGSGKSTLAFDIIYAEGQRRYVESLSAYARQFLPQLDKPQVDKIEGLSPAISIEQHSMSRNPRSTVGTVTEIYDFLRVFFARLGQPICPECQREITAQSSSRIIDDIINLEPGTRFMILSPLVENKKGTHLELLKKLKAQGFARVRINGQVTPLEPLPELDKNRRHSMDLVVDRLILKSGIRKRLADSVELALSLSSGILKVSVIDGEEIFFSTEAVCPECRISMPRPSPQLFSFNSPQGACAQCSGIGSVDYFEPELIAPNKGLSLNQGAVIPWKNPKILSRYERDLKKLGQKFGFNLNTPLAEYSPQGLEALFAGDEDLGFSGVLALLEQGYGFGHIWRDELSRFRQARPCPQCQGARLRPESLAVYVRDMNIRDFTSLPIARALEWLEKLKFRELEKKIAGPLVRELSHRLKFLVNVGLDYISLARNMSTLSGGEAQRIRLAGQLGSGLVGVTYVLDEPSIGLHPRDNDRLISTLRQLQSRGNTVLVVEHDEATIRSADHVLELGPGSGALGGEIVFQGDVAGMLQADSSLTGKYLRKDLTIPRPVSRRKLAQSIILTGIRTNNLQNIDFELPLKGLVVVTGVSGSGKSSLVVDSLYKHLALARGLKVDNPGLISSISGAGQIEKIVAIDQSPIGRTPRSNPATYTKVFDEIRKIFAQTVESRKRGYKPGRFSFNVRGGRCESCRGDGQIQVEMHFLPDIYVTCEVCEGKRYNRETLDVEYKGLNISQVLDLSVRQAREFFKSYSILERKLGILEEVGLEYLRLGQPATTLSGGEAQRIKISRELSKKSLPGTLYILDEPTTGLHTHEVGKLIQVLNRLVDKGASIVVIEHNLDVVACADYVVDLGPGGGENGGRIVARGTPEEIRDNPDSVTGRYLEL
- a CDS encoding 5-formyltetrahydrofolate cyclo-ligase, whose protein sequence is MTKQDIRQKMLLARAGLTRDEVARKSRRIIRNFLDLPLMGQYPACLVYLPVRNEVDTRSLILEMVARSKEVYAPKCDCTSCTMDYYRVTGLDSLEPGSFGIDEPCPDSAQKFINKSKAMCILPGLAFDRCGVRLGYGRGFFDRYLSGLTGPKPLLIGFGYDFQVTDQLPRDEWDVPVDMIVAEQGVLETG
- a CDS encoding polyphenol oxidase family protein gives rise to the protein MKYLQFSFPGMDRIRCVFGTRLGGISSGNFSSGNISFEVGDEENNVLNNRQALQKELGFERLVELNQVHGTKIHFDLSGDFLQGSDLRGDGAGTSCPGAAVLIKTADCQPIFLAHESGKFVCGLHVGWRGNRAGFPGTGVADFCARYRLSPGELTAVRGPSLGPCCARFDRLDEHWTSDYSRYYDPRLGTMDLWSLTRDQLLEAGVRPEKIFSLDLCTRCREDLFFSYRKAKTCGRQGSLIMIF